One stretch of Halobaculum marinum DNA includes these proteins:
- a CDS encoding ribonuclease H-like domain-containing protein — translation MRIRNSFIPVEGVGATTERRMWENGIREWDEFRVDRAPGVGATTAGRIEAFVDEAGERLDDHDARFFDERFPSGERWRLYEDFRDDACFFDIETTGLSPERNRVTTVSFHRDGETTTLVQGEDLSAETVAEQFEAANLLVTFNGARFDVPFLETSLEMEVDTPHLDLMYPCKKVGLSGGLKPIEKELGISRDGPEITGRDAVRLWHEYERGDERALERLVSYNRDDTVNLQTLADVVAGRLHRETVPDDDPIGTTLGAN, via the coding sequence ATGCGCATCAGAAACAGTTTCATTCCGGTCGAGGGGGTCGGCGCGACGACCGAGCGCCGCATGTGGGAGAACGGGATCCGCGAGTGGGACGAGTTCCGGGTCGACCGCGCGCCCGGCGTCGGCGCGACGACCGCCGGCCGCATCGAGGCGTTCGTCGACGAGGCCGGCGAGCGCCTCGACGACCACGACGCGCGCTTCTTCGACGAACGATTCCCCTCCGGAGAGCGGTGGCGCCTGTACGAGGACTTCCGCGACGACGCGTGCTTCTTCGACATCGAGACGACGGGCCTCTCTCCCGAGCGCAACCGCGTCACGACCGTCTCGTTCCACCGCGACGGCGAGACGACGACACTCGTGCAGGGAGAGGACCTCTCTGCGGAGACCGTCGCCGAGCAGTTCGAGGCGGCGAACCTGCTCGTCACGTTCAACGGCGCCCGCTTCGACGTGCCGTTCTTGGAGACGTCGCTGGAGATGGAGGTCGACACGCCCCACCTCGACCTCATGTACCCCTGCAAGAAGGTCGGCCTCTCGGGTGGCCTCAAACCGATCGAGAAGGAGTTGGGCATCTCCCGCGACGGCCCGGAGATCACCGGGCGCGACGCGGTCCGGCTGTGGCACGAGTACGAGCGCGGCGACGAACGAGCGCTGGAGCGGCTCGTCTCGTACAACCGCGACGACACCGTGAACCTCCAGACGCTCGCCGACGTGGTCGCGGGGCGACTCCACCGCGAGACGGTGCCGGACGACGATCCGATCGGGACGACCCTCGGCGCGAACTGA
- a CDS encoding sodium:calcium antiporter, with amino-acid sequence MVVSVSAAVDVVILVVGVVALWGGAQLLVGSSVRLARRLGLSDLLIGVTVVAVGTSSPEIVVTLRAALAGAGDLAVGNVVGSNVFNLAVVLGVVAVVGSFPVERRIVHRDGVALLSATGAAALAVSDLRIIPLEGAVLLAGLAAYTVVSIRAGRTPDTEADPATAATPAGDRVGSPLASAPVDLSTPARRLATGPGRDGVLLLLGLAVVLIGGDLLVGAAVDIARTAGVSEWVIGGTVVAAGTSTPEFAVSLVAVRQGSLGVSVGNVVGSSVFNVLGVLGLASLLTPLTVGSEALSSVAWLVGLTVLVVAALWSGRRLSRVEGVALAMSEAVRWAVSLLRVFA; translated from the coding sequence ATGGTCGTCTCCGTCTCCGCCGCCGTCGACGTCGTGATCCTCGTCGTGGGTGTCGTGGCGCTGTGGGGCGGCGCACAACTGCTGGTCGGCTCGTCGGTACGCCTCGCACGCCGACTCGGGCTCTCGGATCTGCTGATCGGCGTGACCGTCGTCGCCGTCGGCACGTCGAGTCCAGAGATCGTCGTCACGCTGCGGGCGGCCCTCGCGGGCGCGGGCGACCTGGCAGTCGGGAACGTCGTCGGCTCGAACGTGTTCAACCTCGCGGTCGTCCTGGGCGTCGTCGCCGTGGTCGGGTCGTTCCCCGTCGAGCGCCGGATCGTCCACCGCGACGGCGTCGCACTGTTGTCGGCGACGGGCGCCGCGGCGCTCGCCGTCTCAGACCTCCGCATCATCCCACTGGAGGGGGCGGTCCTGCTCGCTGGGCTGGCCGCCTACACTGTCGTCTCCATTCGGGCCGGCAGGACTCCCGACACCGAAGCCGATCCCGCGACTGCTGCGACGCCAGCGGGTGACCGTGTCGGCTCTCCACTCGCGTCTGCACCCGTGGATCTCTCGACACCGGCGCGGCGACTCGCGACCGGACCGGGCCGCGACGGGGTACTCCTCTTGCTCGGGCTCGCGGTCGTCTTGATCGGCGGCGACCTGCTGGTCGGTGCGGCCGTGGACATCGCACGAACGGCGGGCGTCTCCGAGTGGGTCATCGGCGGCACCGTCGTCGCCGCGGGCACCTCCACCCCGGAGTTCGCCGTCTCGCTCGTCGCGGTGCGGCAGGGGAGTCTCGGCGTCTCCGTCGGCAACGTCGTCGGCTCCAGCGTGTTCAACGTGCTCGGCGTCCTCGGCCTCGCGTCGTTGCTGACGCCGCTAACCGTCGGGAGCGAGGCACTGTCGAGCGTCGCGTGGCTCGTCGGGCTCACCGTCCTCGTCGTCGCAGCGCTGTGGTCTGGCCGACGGCTCTCTCGCGTCGAGGGCGTCGCACTGGCGATGTCGGAGGCAGTTCGCTGGGCCGTGAGCCTCCTTCGGGTGTTCGCCTGA
- a CDS encoding SOS response-associated peptidase translates to MCGRYSLTLTAQELSERFDATVPDDWGPRYNCSPGQELPVLASDEPDAFRRMTWGYTPPWADESFDLINARTETVDEKRTFAESFASRRCLVPADGFYEWSDHAGGKRPYRVAFDDERTFAMAGIHATWDPPQRQAGLGEWGGGSDDTGGDDERVEAFAVLTTEPNDRIRELHHRMAVVLPADRERDWLTGEIGKADILAPYPGDDLGWYPVSTRVNSPANDDPTLIEEVDVA, encoded by the coding sequence ATGTGCGGACGCTACTCCCTCACCCTCACCGCCCAGGAGCTCTCCGAGCGGTTCGACGCGACCGTCCCCGACGACTGGGGGCCGCGGTACAACTGTTCGCCGGGGCAGGAGCTCCCGGTGCTCGCGAGCGACGAGCCCGACGCGTTCCGCCGGATGACGTGGGGGTACACTCCACCGTGGGCCGACGAGTCGTTCGACCTGATCAACGCGCGCACCGAGACCGTCGACGAGAAGCGCACGTTCGCCGAGTCGTTCGCCTCGCGGCGCTGTCTCGTCCCCGCGGACGGCTTCTACGAGTGGAGTGACCACGCGGGCGGGAAGCGGCCGTACCGCGTGGCCTTCGACGACGAGCGTACGTTCGCGATGGCCGGCATCCACGCGACGTGGGACCCACCACAGCGGCAGGCCGGTCTCGGGGAGTGGGGCGGCGGCAGCGACGACACCGGCGGCGACGACGAGCGCGTCGAGGCGTTCGCCGTCCTCACCACCGAGCCGAACGACCGGATCCGCGAGTTGCACCACCGGATGGCCGTCGTCTTGCCAGCGGACCGCGAGCGCGACTGGCTCACGGGCGAGATCGGAAAGGCCGACATTCTGGCGCCGTACCCCGGCGACGACCTCGGCTGGTACCCCGTCTCGACGCGCGTCAACTCACCCGCCAACGACGACCCGACGCTGATCGAGGAGGTCGACGTCGCGTAA
- a CDS encoding DUF5800 family protein, giving the protein MTTLSFDEKGVDVVYEGTEFRLEKDLIEEATEKSYMDVTDHEVLQIVEKRPSLTGEPRRIGDIV; this is encoded by the coding sequence ATGACCACGCTGTCGTTCGACGAGAAAGGCGTCGACGTCGTGTACGAGGGGACCGAGTTCCGACTGGAGAAGGACCTCATCGAGGAGGCCACCGAGAAGTCCTACATGGACGTGACCGACCACGAGGTGCTGCAGATCGTGGAGAAACGGCCGTCGCTGACGGGCGAGCCGCGACGGATCGGCGACATCGTCTGA
- a CDS encoding carbohydrate kinase family protein has translation MRDGDGDRTGDSSPADVGDVPPVVTVGAATVDRTYHVSNIPAPDGGAYADTVRESFGGVGANVAVAVSRLGRSAGLVARLGDDDVGARVAVDLEESAVDDRRVRRKSGTSTHCVVLRDGDGRRSIVTAGDSARRLRLSDADHRYLAAADVVFLTAYNPDAVQRDLLALASEPDAPPFVFDLSGPLPELAGRSAREETIDRWVEAADLFVVGDVAAESYLGCSGGEAAAELRSRGADRVAATSGAAGAVLADDTGLHELSAFDVDVVDETGAGDAYVAGLIDRWILGDASAVDAGRFAAAAAALNVAADGARGGLASRDEVEAFLRER, from the coding sequence ATGCGTGACGGCGACGGCGATCGGACCGGTGACTCCTCGCCCGCCGACGTCGGCGACGTTCCTCCGGTCGTCACCGTCGGAGCCGCCACCGTCGACCGCACGTACCACGTCTCGAACATCCCCGCTCCCGACGGGGGAGCGTACGCGGACACAGTGCGCGAGTCGTTCGGCGGGGTCGGGGCGAACGTCGCCGTCGCCGTCTCGCGCCTGGGCCGCTCGGCGGGGTTGGTCGCCCGCCTCGGTGACGACGACGTCGGTGCCCGCGTGGCCGTCGACCTCGAGGAGTCTGCCGTCGACGACCGACGTGTGCGACGGAAGTCGGGGACCAGTACCCACTGCGTGGTGCTTCGCGACGGCGACGGGAGACGGAGCATCGTCACTGCTGGAGACTCGGCACGGCGGCTCCGCTTGAGCGATGCCGACCACCGCTACCTCGCGGCCGCCGACGTGGTGTTCCTCACGGCGTACAACCCGGACGCGGTGCAACGCGACCTCCTCGCGCTGGCGAGTGAACCGGACGCGCCACCGTTCGTGTTCGACCTGTCTGGGCCGCTCCCGGAGTTGGCCGGGCGGAGCGCGCGCGAGGAGACGATCGACCGCTGGGTCGAGGCGGCGGATCTGTTCGTCGTCGGTGACGTTGCGGCAGAGTCGTACCTCGGCTGTTCAGGGGGCGAGGCCGCCGCGGAACTACGATCGCGGGGAGCCGACCGCGTCGCCGCGACTTCCGGTGCGGCAGGTGCCGTGCTGGCAGACGACACCGGTCTGCACGAGCTTTCGGCGTTCGATGTAGACGTCGTGGACGAGACTGGCGCTGGCGACGCCTACGTGGCCGGGCTGATCGATCGGTGGATCCTCGGCGACGCGTCTGCGGTCGACGCCGGGCGGTTCGCAGCCGCCGCCGCAGCGCTCAACGTCGCCGCCGACGGCGCCCGTGGAGGACTGGCGAGTCGCGACGAGGTCGAGGCGTTCCTCCGAGAGCGGTAG
- a CDS encoding redox-regulated ATPase YchF → MISIALAGKPNAGKSTFYTAATMADVDVGNYPFTTIDPNRGVTHVRTDCPCLSREERCGDEDCHDGKRYVPVELLDVAGLVPGAHEGKGLGNQFLDALTDADVILQVVDAAGATNAEGEPVEVGDFDPVEEVDFIEAEMDAWLAGILDRNWESVERKSRSPDFDLEEALTDLLTGFGATEHDVTLVLRGLEYPDDPIQWTDEDREALAADIRAQTKPIVLVANKADIAPPENIERLRETDKPVIPATADGELALRRAAEAGVIDYDPGDEDFDIVGDLNEQQERGLEQIRDVMAEFGGTGVQQALNESVYRLLDLITAFPVQNESKWTDAKGNVLPDAFLLPSGSGPKDLAYTVHTDIGDGYLHAVDAKADRRIGEDTELEEGDVIKIVSTAS, encoded by the coding sequence ATGATCTCCATCGCGCTCGCGGGCAAGCCCAACGCGGGCAAGTCCACCTTCTACACGGCCGCGACGATGGCGGACGTGGACGTGGGGAACTACCCGTTCACGACCATCGACCCGAACCGCGGCGTCACCCACGTGCGCACCGACTGTCCCTGCCTGTCGCGCGAGGAGCGCTGCGGCGACGAGGACTGCCACGACGGCAAGCGGTACGTCCCGGTCGAACTGCTCGACGTGGCTGGCCTCGTCCCCGGCGCCCACGAGGGGAAGGGCCTCGGCAACCAGTTCCTCGACGCGCTCACCGACGCCGACGTGATCCTCCAAGTCGTCGACGCCGCGGGCGCGACGAACGCCGAGGGCGAACCGGTCGAGGTCGGCGACTTCGACCCCGTCGAGGAGGTCGACTTCATCGAGGCCGAGATGGACGCGTGGCTCGCGGGCATCCTCGACCGCAACTGGGAGTCCGTCGAGCGGAAGTCGCGCTCGCCGGACTTCGACTTGGAGGAGGCGTTGACGGACCTGCTCACCGGGTTCGGCGCGACCGAACACGACGTGACGCTCGTCTTGCGGGGCCTGGAGTACCCCGACGACCCGATCCAGTGGACCGACGAGGACCGCGAGGCGCTCGCCGCCGACATCCGCGCCCAGACGAAGCCCATCGTCCTCGTCGCGAACAAGGCCGACATCGCGCCGCCGGAGAACATCGAGCGCCTCCGAGAGACCGACAAACCGGTGATCCCCGCGACGGCCGACGGCGAACTCGCCTTGCGGCGGGCCGCCGAGGCGGGCGTGATCGACTACGACCCCGGCGACGAGGACTTCGACATCGTCGGCGACCTGAACGAGCAGCAAGAGCGCGGCCTCGAACAGATCCGCGACGTAATGGCGGAGTTCGGCGGCACCGGCGTCCAGCAGGCGCTCAACGAGTCGGTGTACAGGCTGCTCGATTTGATCACGGCGTTCCCCGTCCAAAACGAGAGCAAGTGGACCGACGCGAAGGGGAACGTCCTCCCGGACGCGTTCCTCCTCCCCAGCGGGAGCGGGCCGAAGGACCTGGCGTACACCGTCCACACCGACATCGGCGACGGCTACCTCCACGCCGTCGACGCGAAGGCCGACCGCCGGATCGGCGAGGACACGGAGTTGGAAGAGGGCGACGTGATCAAGATCGTCTCGACCGCGTCGTAG
- a CDS encoding BtpA/SgcQ family protein — MFDSLFADGSQPVIGMVHLHPLPGAPKFDGDRSAILDAAERDARRLAAGGVDAIMVENFGDAPFYPDDVPKHVVASMTRAARAVVETVDVPVGVNVLRNDGAAALSVAAAVGADFVRINVHTGSRVTDQGVVDGKAHETMRLRERLGADVAVLADHDVKHSAPIAAGDFTAESVADGVERGLADGIVVSGSGTGHETARSDLEHAVDRRDANDLDVPVLVGSGVDADNVDDLLDLADGVIVGTALKEDGDVGKPVSEERVRALVDAARS; from the coding sequence ATGTTCGACTCGCTGTTCGCAGACGGCAGCCAGCCCGTAATCGGGATGGTCCACCTGCATCCACTTCCCGGTGCACCGAAGTTCGACGGCGATCGCAGCGCGATTCTCGACGCCGCCGAACGCGACGCGCGCAGACTCGCCGCGGGCGGCGTGGACGCGATCATGGTCGAGAACTTCGGCGACGCCCCGTTCTACCCGGACGACGTGCCGAAACACGTGGTCGCGAGCATGACACGCGCCGCGCGTGCGGTCGTCGAGACCGTCGACGTGCCGGTGGGCGTGAACGTGCTCCGGAACGACGGCGCCGCGGCCCTGTCGGTCGCGGCGGCTGTCGGCGCTGACTTCGTTCGGATCAACGTCCACACTGGTTCCCGCGTCACCGACCAAGGCGTCGTCGACGGGAAGGCTCACGAGACGATGCGCCTGCGCGAGCGACTCGGCGCGGACGTGGCCGTCCTCGCCGATCACGACGTGAAACACTCCGCACCGATCGCCGCAGGCGACTTCACCGCCGAGTCGGTCGCCGACGGCGTCGAGCGCGGCCTCGCGGACGGTATCGTCGTCAGCGGGAGCGGAACCGGTCACGAGACCGCCCGTTCGGACTTGGAACACGCGGTCGACCGCCGCGACGCGAACGACCTCGACGTGCCGGTGCTTGTCGGGAGCGGCGTCGACGCAGACAACGTGGACGACCTGCTCGACCTCGCGGACGGCGTCATCGTCGGCACGGCGCTCAAGGAAGACGGTGACGTCGGGAAGCCGGTGTCGGAGGAACGCGTCCGAGCACTGGTGGACGCGGCGCGCTCGTAA
- a CDS encoding tyrosine-type recombinase/integrase produces the protein MSAAARDDAGVEDDPVGYFLEDMELHGKSERTRAEYGRVLRRFETFLATAGSGPAGGASDPADASHRDCMAFVHDLRRDPDLADSTTATYAAYLHRFYAYMTQVGAFEANPMALVMEELDERIDTDPTRREISVPRMREFVGGVSHPLERALVVTLLKTGMRVGELCNLDLRDLTLDRELPGYALGGRAQLDGRPDSLYVASDPSVGERYNGEERTASNKRKRGTVVPVDDELAETLVRWLSIRPDAASPAEPLFVGTGSGWGERLTPEQVARVVRDHASDAGWYEAGAGATENVTPHYFRHFFTTHLRDRTGDRGVVKYLRGDVAGDIIDTYTHNWGDNVRETYERHVYSLLE, from the coding sequence ATGAGCGCCGCCGCCCGCGACGACGCCGGTGTCGAGGACGACCCCGTGGGCTACTTTCTCGAAGACATGGAACTCCACGGGAAGAGCGAGCGGACCCGCGCGGAGTACGGGCGCGTGCTCCGTCGGTTCGAGACGTTCCTCGCGACCGCCGGGAGCGGCCCCGCCGGCGGCGCGAGCGACCCCGCGGACGCGTCCCACCGCGACTGCATGGCGTTCGTCCACGACCTCCGGCGCGACCCGGATCTGGCTGACTCGACGACCGCGACGTACGCGGCGTACCTCCACCGGTTCTACGCGTACATGACGCAGGTCGGCGCGTTCGAGGCGAACCCGATGGCGCTCGTGATGGAGGAACTCGACGAACGCATCGACACCGACCCGACGCGTCGAGAGATCTCCGTTCCCCGAATGCGCGAGTTCGTCGGCGGCGTCTCACACCCGCTCGAACGAGCGCTCGTCGTCACGCTGTTGAAGACCGGGATGCGCGTCGGAGAGCTGTGTAACCTCGATCTGCGGGACCTCACCCTCGACCGAGAGTTGCCTGGCTACGCGCTCGGCGGGCGCGCACAGCTCGACGGTCGGCCGGACTCGCTGTACGTCGCCAGCGACCCGTCCGTCGGCGAGCGCTACAACGGCGAGGAGCGGACCGCCTCGAACAAGCGCAAACGCGGCACCGTCGTGCCCGTCGACGACGAACTCGCCGAGACGCTCGTCCGATGGCTGTCGATCCGACCCGACGCCGCATCCCCCGCTGAGCCGTTGTTCGTTGGGACTGGGAGCGGGTGGGGCGAACGGCTCACGCCCGAGCAAGTCGCCCGCGTCGTTCGCGACCACGCGAGCGACGCCGGGTGGTACGAGGCCGGCGCCGGGGCGACCGAGAACGTCACGCCACACTACTTCCGGCACTTCTTCACCACCCACCTCCGCGACCGCACGGGCGACCGCGGCGTCGTGAAGTACCTCCGTGGCGACGTCGCCGGCGACATCATCGACACGTACACCCACAACTGGGGCGACAACGTCCGCGAGACGTACGAACGGCACGTCTACTCCCTCTTGGAGTGA
- a CDS encoding DUF5805 domain-containing protein — translation MSEADADTERVAVTARVPAYQKEAWVADAERLGMSQSEFVRTMVQAGRRDLGIAEEFGSPPGVEAEATADRREPANDSGNLEGASPPTNPGGDGLETRLLDALDREGVLSFDRLVEEVAGDIEERVDETMGELQSRGQVRYSGRDGGYVRVDR, via the coding sequence ATGAGCGAGGCCGACGCCGACACCGAGCGCGTCGCGGTGACCGCCCGGGTGCCGGCGTACCAGAAAGAGGCGTGGGTCGCTGACGCCGAGCGACTCGGCATGTCGCAGTCGGAGTTCGTCCGAACGATGGTCCAGGCGGGTCGGCGTGACCTGGGGATCGCCGAGGAGTTCGGGTCGCCCCCGGGGGTCGAAGCGGAAGCAACGGCAGATCGGCGGGAACCAGCAAATGATTCCGGGAATCTGGAGGGTGCTTCTCCCCCCACGAACCCCGGGGGTGACGGCCTCGAAACCCGACTCCTCGACGCTCTGGATCGGGAGGGTGTCCTGTCGTTCGACCGACTGGTCGAGGAGGTCGCGGGCGACATCGAAGAACGCGTCGACGAGACGATGGGTGAGTTGCAGTCGCGGGGACAGGTTCGCTACAGCGGTCGCGACGGTGGGTACGTCCGGGTGGACCGATGA
- a CDS encoding aminotransferase class V-fold PLP-dependent enzyme, whose protein sequence is MTEFTPDLGERPASLDGLRDAIPACDRVAYFNTGATGPSPDRVLDAAAAWERFHKVDVLADADPYEVAFAEYERLRERLAEFLGVDADRLGLVESTADGLSAVVAAYDWDPGDVVVRTDLEHPAGTLPFDRLARRHGVEVRVVEAPAGRIDTDAFADAVADAEMACFSSLSWNYGTRLPVRELCEIAADAGAFSLVDAVQSPGQRPLELPEWGADAVACSGHKWCLGPWGSGLLAVDPAVDDDLSPAQVSYRSVDDAMADDYDLKPGGARFERGTASLAPHVGLREAVETLETVGLDAVHGRVLDLAGRLTDRLDDDRLLSPAEPESGLVTVDVTDPEATVDRLHDEGLVIRDIPDPQAVRASVHAFNTEAEVDRLATALNEEP, encoded by the coding sequence ATGACGGAGTTCACCCCGGACCTTGGCGAGCGACCCGCCTCCCTCGACGGCCTCCGCGACGCCATCCCGGCGTGCGACCGCGTCGCGTACTTCAACACGGGCGCGACCGGCCCCTCGCCGGACCGTGTGCTCGACGCCGCCGCGGCGTGGGAGCGCTTCCACAAGGTCGACGTGCTCGCCGACGCCGACCCCTACGAGGTCGCGTTCGCGGAGTACGAACGCCTCCGTGAGCGACTCGCCGAGTTCCTCGGCGTCGACGCCGACCGCCTCGGACTGGTCGAGAGCACCGCCGACGGCCTGAGCGCCGTCGTCGCCGCCTACGACTGGGACCCGGGCGACGTGGTCGTGCGCACGGACCTCGAACACCCCGCGGGAACGCTCCCGTTCGATCGCCTCGCGCGTCGCCACGGCGTCGAGGTGCGCGTCGTCGAGGCCCCGGCGGGCCGCATCGACACCGACGCGTTCGCCGACGCGGTCGCCGACGCCGAGATGGCCTGCTTCTCGTCGCTGTCGTGGAACTACGGCACCCGCCTCCCCGTCCGCGAGCTGTGTGAGATCGCCGCCGACGCGGGAGCGTTCTCCCTCGTCGACGCGGTGCAATCGCCCGGCCAGCGCCCGCTCGAATTGCCGGAGTGGGGCGCCGACGCCGTCGCCTGCTCGGGGCACAAGTGGTGCCTCGGGCCGTGGGGGTCGGGACTCCTCGCGGTCGACCCCGCCGTCGACGACGACCTCTCCCCCGCGCAGGTGAGCTACCGGAGCGTCGACGACGCGATGGCCGACGACTACGACCTCAAGCCCGGGGGCGCCCGCTTCGAGCGCGGCACCGCCTCGCTCGCCCCGCACGTCGGCCTGCGCGAGGCCGTCGAGACGCTGGAGACCGTCGGCCTCGACGCTGTCCACGGGCGCGTGCTCGACCTCGCGGGGCGGCTGACCGACCGCCTCGACGACGACCGCCTGCTGTCGCCCGCCGAACCGGAGTCGGGACTCGTGACGGTCGACGTGACCGACCCCGAGGCGACCGTGGACCGCCTCCACGACGAGGGGCTGGTGATCCGCGACATCCCCGACCCCCAGGCGGTCCGGGCGTCGGTGCACGCGTTCAACACCGAGGCCGAAGTCGACCGACTGGCGACCGCGCTGAACGAGGAGCCGTAG